Proteins co-encoded in one Centropristis striata isolate RG_2023a ecotype Rhode Island chromosome 24, C.striata_1.0, whole genome shotgun sequence genomic window:
- the si:dkeyp-34c12.1 gene encoding uncharacterized protein si:dkeyp-34c12.1 isoform X1 — MSILKDSRVSGHFIPVGRQLPRTPPTLNVKKQLDFCNEESNEDYQEQNMEADTREQENTMFDFNTVVTKAEPDDPNSMLKGMKGYQLTQSDLEFMKKMKEEKLIKKLQGDLAETQKLLKTEMMSLELVCASREKAQAELQKFPPCEDLTEWIKVVLQMTSPLTELTDLDAKSLLAMVTRKNIQKATDEKCVELTEMENRLENKRKKEAEERGRLEKQIAHEQREIQGLMGQLSDLISQLEQQKEISKALEMQSNIKKEAPEVKAEEIRATEEVQAPKRQEKRQVKGRTKAVKPAEKLQDTRNQSKSTKREKTDDQTSVKADDANGNTSETLKTKQKSRAAAEKPERSVKEAKGPRRKGEEQKAVQVVRGRKKLPEPAQAAASQPKNPSHLKPPAAPPSSQQASRSQGRKKAARDAAEEQNTVLRRSKRIASRT, encoded by the exons ATGTCTATTCTGAAAGACAGCCgtgtttcagggcattttatCCCAGTAGGGCGACAGCTCCCCAGGACTCCTCCAACACTCAATGTAAAGAAACAACTAGATTTCTGTAATGAAGAGTCAAATGAGGATTATCAGGAGCAGAATATGGAG GCTGATACAAGAGAGCAAGAAAACACAATGTTTGATTTCAACACAGTTGTTACAAAAGCAG AACCAGACGATCCAAACTCCATGCTGAAGGGGATGAAGGGCTATCAGCTGACGCAAAGCGACTTAGAGTTTATGAAAAAGATGAAAGAAGAGAAACTTATTAAAAAACTGCAG GGAGACCTGGCAGAGACGCAGAAgcttttaaaaactgaaatgatgTCCTTGGAGCTGGTGTGTGCTTCCAGAGAGAAGGCCCAGGCTGAACTCCAAAAA ttCCCGCCCTGTGAAGACCTCACAGAGTGGATAAAGGTGGTCCTTCAAATGACCTCACCATTGACCGAGTTAACAGACTTGGACGCCAAGTCTCTCCTTGCTATGGTTACgagaaaaaacatccaaaaagcCACGGATGAGAAGTGTGTGGAGCTCACTGAGATGGAGAACAGGCTGGAAAACAA AAGGAAGAAAGAGGCTGAAGAGAGAGGGCGGCTCGAAAAACAAATTGCCCATGAACAG CGGGAGATCCAGGGATTAATGGGCCAGTTGTCTGACCTTATATCTCAACTTGAACAACAAAAG GAAATCTCTAAGGCTCTTGAAATGCAAAGCAACATCAAGAAAGAAGCACCAGAAGTCAAAGCCGAAGAAATACGTGCCACAGAGGAAGTACAGGCCCctaaaagacaagaaaaacgTCAAGTAAAGGGAAGAACTAAGGCTGTTAAACCTGCCGAAAAGTTGCAGGACACAAGAAATCAAAGTAAATcaacaaagagggaaaaaacagaCGATCAGACCAGTGTTAAAGCTGACGATGCAAACGGGAATACAAGTGAAACTCTGAAGACAAAACAGAAGTCtagagctgcagcagagaagcCGGAGAGGTCTGTTAAAGAAGCCAAGGGACCACGGAGGAAAGGTGAGGAGCAAAAGGCTGTGCAAGTtgtgagagggagaaaaaagctCCCCGAACCTGCACAGGCTGCAGCTTCACAACCAAAAAATCCAAGTCATTTGAAACCTCCAGCGGCCCCGCCTTCCTCGCAGCAGGCATCTCGCTCACAGggcagaaaaaaagctgcaagaGATGCTGCAGAGGAACAAAACACCGTTCTGAGGAGATCCAAGAGGATCGCCAGCAGGACCTGA
- the si:dkeyp-34c12.1 gene encoding uncharacterized protein si:dkeyp-34c12.1 isoform X2 has product MLKGMKGYQLTQSDLEFMKKMKEEKLIKKLQGDLAETQKLLKTEMMSLELVCASREKAQAELQKFPPCEDLTEWIKVVLQMTSPLTELTDLDAKSLLAMVTRKNIQKATDEKCVELTEMENRLENKRKKEAEERGRLEKQIAHEQREIQGLMGQLSDLISQLEQQKEISKALEMQSNIKKEAPEVKAEEIRATEEVQAPKRQEKRQVKGRTKAVKPAEKLQDTRNQSKSTKREKTDDQTSVKADDANGNTSETLKTKQKSRAAAEKPERSVKEAKGPRRKGEEQKAVQVVRGRKKLPEPAQAAASQPKNPSHLKPPAAPPSSQQASRSQGRKKAARDAAEEQNTVLRRSKRIASRT; this is encoded by the exons ATGCTGAAGGGGATGAAGGGCTATCAGCTGACGCAAAGCGACTTAGAGTTTATGAAAAAGATGAAAGAAGAGAAACTTATTAAAAAACTGCAG GGAGACCTGGCAGAGACGCAGAAgcttttaaaaactgaaatgatgTCCTTGGAGCTGGTGTGTGCTTCCAGAGAGAAGGCCCAGGCTGAACTCCAAAAA ttCCCGCCCTGTGAAGACCTCACAGAGTGGATAAAGGTGGTCCTTCAAATGACCTCACCATTGACCGAGTTAACAGACTTGGACGCCAAGTCTCTCCTTGCTATGGTTACgagaaaaaacatccaaaaagcCACGGATGAGAAGTGTGTGGAGCTCACTGAGATGGAGAACAGGCTGGAAAACAA AAGGAAGAAAGAGGCTGAAGAGAGAGGGCGGCTCGAAAAACAAATTGCCCATGAACAG CGGGAGATCCAGGGATTAATGGGCCAGTTGTCTGACCTTATATCTCAACTTGAACAACAAAAG GAAATCTCTAAGGCTCTTGAAATGCAAAGCAACATCAAGAAAGAAGCACCAGAAGTCAAAGCCGAAGAAATACGTGCCACAGAGGAAGTACAGGCCCctaaaagacaagaaaaacgTCAAGTAAAGGGAAGAACTAAGGCTGTTAAACCTGCCGAAAAGTTGCAGGACACAAGAAATCAAAGTAAATcaacaaagagggaaaaaacagaCGATCAGACCAGTGTTAAAGCTGACGATGCAAACGGGAATACAAGTGAAACTCTGAAGACAAAACAGAAGTCtagagctgcagcagagaagcCGGAGAGGTCTGTTAAAGAAGCCAAGGGACCACGGAGGAAAGGTGAGGAGCAAAAGGCTGTGCAAGTtgtgagagggagaaaaaagctCCCCGAACCTGCACAGGCTGCAGCTTCACAACCAAAAAATCCAAGTCATTTGAAACCTCCAGCGGCCCCGCCTTCCTCGCAGCAGGCATCTCGCTCACAGggcagaaaaaaagctgcaagaGATGCTGCAGAGGAACAAAACACCGTTCTGAGGAGATCCAAGAGGATCGCCAGCAGGACCTGA